In Sphingobacterium sp. SRCM116780, the genomic stretch TGTCGCGATCCCTAAACGCGGTACATCCCTATTCCATTGTGTATAGATCACGACATAAGTGCCATCCTCTGTCACTGCTAAACGAGGATCTTCCACACCTCCTGGCCATTCATAAGATTTTTGTGCATCATTGTCTGGATAGAGTACTGGAGTTTTGCTACGTTCAAAATGAATACCATCCAAGCTGCTAGCAAGACCTAGTCGAGAAGTTCTGAAACCAATTCCTACACCAAATTTATCTTCCGCGCGATACAATAGGCACACTTTGCCATCCTTCACAACAGCCCCTGGATTGAAGGTATCATTTTCCTCCCAACGCACCATCTTTCCACTCATTGGATCTAGAAATGAAGCCGTAGAATCTGGTTCTATAATAGGGTTGACCTTTTCAGGACGGGTAAAACCACCAAGTGTCCAATCCGGAACAATCTGTTTGTTTTCATCTTTCTGATGTTTACAAGATAGCGTAAGCGCTAAAAAAAAGAAAGGTAAGAGCTTTAAATTCTTCATCATTAATATCCAGTGTTTTGTACTATTTTACCTGCGGTCTTATCTACTTCAGCTTGTGGTATTGGATACAAGTTATGTTTATCCGCATAAGGTTTACCCAATGCATTCAACGTCTGTTTTGCAATGTTCCATCGACGTAAGTCACTCATTCGATGACATTCCAGCCCTAATTCCACTCGACGTTCGTGTTGCAACCATTGCATAGCCTGATTGGCATCTGTAGTGTTGACATTTCTATCGGGCAGCACGCCAGCTTGTCCTGCTCTAGCACGCTGTCTTATTTGATTAATTATTGTAACCCCTGCACTTAATTGGTTAGTACGAATTAAAGCTTCAGCTTTCCATAATAACACATCCGAATAACGAATAAAAATCTTGTTTACTGGTGAGTCATCATTTCCTTTAAATACGGTATTTTGTGCACCTAATAATTTATAGATCGCCTGATCCGTCACATTTACCGTCAATTCTTTTCTTGGATCATTCGTTTCGAATTCAGACAAGAAATTTGTAGAAGGAGCATAAAATCCCCAACCCATCAATGCTGTCAATCCATTACCATGCAAAGGTTGTTGTCCATTTTGGTGATCATAAATAAAAATATTCTCATTTTCATTGTAGGCCTTACTTTCATCAAAAGCATCAAAATAACGAGTATTTAAACTGTAGAATCCAAGTTGATCTAACGCACCCACTTGATTGATTACTCCTTGCCAATCTTCATTAAACAAAGCAACCTTAGCCATTAAGGCTATAGCTGCACCTTTGGATACACGCCATTTGTCGGTTGTGTGGCTGTACTTAGTAGTAGGTATACCTGTTATCGCTACTTGTAGGTCGGTCTTGATCTGTTCATAAACATCCTTTTTAGGAACCCGAACAGCCACCTCATAGGCTTCATTAAAACTACTCAATGGTTTCAACACCATGGGTACATCGCCAAAATACTTAACCAAGTCAAAATAGAAAAATGCTCTTAAAAAAGAACTTTCTCCAAGTAATTGCATCCTTTTTTCTTCATTGAAGTTAAGTTTCTTTAAGATCGCTGGGTCCGTCAGTTGAAAGATTGCCATATTACACCTGGCGATACCCTCATAGTCATACTTCCAGATCCCTGCAAATGCACCGTTCTCAGCCGTAAAATTAAAATTGGCCACATCATCCATCCAAGCCTGATCTCCATCTGGCGACCATTTTTTGTTCGCATCACCAGAAGCAAAATCTTCGAGGATAAAATCAGGACGAACAACCAAACCTCCGTTCCAATCCCAGTTTCCAAAAATATTCAATGTATAAGCTAAAGGTCTATAAGCATTATTGATACCTGTCATCACCGTACCTTCAGTCGGATCTCCTTGTACCTGTTCTTCTGTGAGAATACCAATAGGCTCCTTATCAAGCCATTTAGAACAGCCTGTTAATGTCAACATTCCCAAACTATATAGAATAATCTTTTTCATATTGCTAAAAATTAAAGTTAATACCTAATAATACTGATTTAGACTGAGGGTAGGTTCCCCTATCAATCAGGTCTGTAGTCTCTGGATCCAACCCCTTGTAATTGGTCCAAGTAAACAAATTCTGACAAGAAACATATACACGCGCCTGATTGATTTTATATTTAGACAAGAGCTTTCCGAAGGAATACCCCAACTCAATATTCTTAAGACGTAGATAGGAGGCATCTTCAATATAAAGAGAAGAGAACTTGCTGATACCGGTATCTTCAAATGCTACCCTTGGTAAACTATTGCTACTACCCTCTCCATCCCATGCATCCAGCATACGGGTCGAATAATTGAACGGACGTGTATCAAAATCAACAATACGCATGGCATCGTTGTAACGATCCACATCACCTACTCCTTGAAAAAACACATTAAGATCAAACCCTTTCACATTTACCTGTCCAAAGAAACCATAGCTCCATTTAGGAATTGAATTACCAATATACGTACGGTCAGAATCGTTAATCACACCATCATTATTCAGATCTTTAAACTTAACATCCCCTGGTTTGTTCAAAGGATTACTAATTCCAAAAAGGTGACTTGTGATCTCATTTTCATTTTGGTAGATTCCTTCCATCACATATCCATAATACGTGTCCATAGATTGTCCGACCTCTACACGAGATACAGTCCCAGTGATTCGTGGTAGATTCTCATGCAGTGCAACCACTTTATTGCTTATACCTGTTACATTTCCCCCTAAGGCATATCCAAAATCAGAACCGATTTTATCCGCGAACTTAAGATTTAGCTCAAAACCTTTGTTATCCACTTGTCCCGCATTGACATAGGTTGGACTCACATCACCTACTAAACTAGGCAAACTTAACTCCAACAAGATATCATTCGTTTTTTTCTGAAATAGATCTGCATTAAGTTCCAGTTTGTTTTGGAACAAACGCATATCGATCCCTATATTATTTTGACGAGTGGATTCCCATTTGTACTTGGAGTTACCATATCGTGTAATATCTCCTTCTCTACTAAACAAAGTTAAATAGGCATAGTTAGGAATGTTCTGATTACCCAATGCACCCGAGCTGGCTCTCAGTTTTAAATAAGAAACAATATCGTTTTTGGGAAAGAAATCCTCATTCGTCACTGTCCATCCTGCTGCTACAGAAGGAAAATATCCCCATTTATTATCCGAACCAAATCGAGACGAAGCATCTGCACGGATATTACCCGTTAAACTATATCGATCCTTGTAGATATAAGTCATCGAACTGAACAAGGAGAACAATGCCCATTCCTGTGCAAAGCCCCCATTCCAAAGATCCTGGGTAGTACCTCCTAAGTTCATATATTGAAAACGATCTGATTCATATTCATATCGACGTCTGGAAGCATTGATCGAACTTCCATTATTCGTAATAAATTCAGTCCCCGCCAGTGCATTGATCTGGTGGTCTCCTATGGTTTTGTTGTAATTAAATACATTATTCCAAGTCAATGTATAATCATCTCCACGATCTTCATTCAATCCGTTTGGTCTATTTATCCTTCCCAATCCCGCATCAATAGGGTTTCCTGCCCCATCATCATCTCCATAGTTTTGCATGAATGCTTTATTGTGATTAAAGTTCATCTCTATCCCTAAAGAGCTTCTAAATGTCAAAGACTTATCCTTTAAAACGTCTACACTTCCCTCCACATTTCCAAAGAGTTTATACTGCTTTTGGTTGTTATTGGAAAAATAAGCAAGAGCTATAGGATTTTGGCTCCACTCATAGAGATTGGATTGAAAGTTTGAAGGACTGACATAAAAGGGTAAATCAGTAAAAGGATCTTCGGCCGAATAGGTTGGATCTCCAGTATCTTTGTAAACAGAAAGAACTGGAGGCCTCAAAAAAGCATGACGAATGATGCCTGGTACATCTCCTTTGGAAGAAACTACAAATTTATCTTGATGGTTTAATAAGATATTCGATTTGATCTGAATACGATCTGTCAGTTTTGCAGTCACATTGCTACGGAACTCCAAACGTTTGTATCGATCATTATCGAAGCGGAGGATGCCATCTTGATTAAAGTAACCAGAAGAAAACATGTAAGTTACCTTTTCGTTACCTCCAGAAGCACTTAATTGAAAACTTTGAGTATGGCCATTCTCAAAAAGCTCATTCATCCAATTCGTATTTGCCAGATCTGTACGCCCTTTCTGTAGCGTATAGGGATTTGTCCCCGTTGAATTGGAGTTATTCCAAGCTTTTTCAACAGTATTTAAATACTGTTCCGTATTCATCATGACTGGTAGATTGGTCACCTGTTGTATACCGCTATACAGATTGACGTCAAACTTAGTCTTGCCAGCTGTGCCTTTTTTGGTCGTCACGATGATCACCCCTGCCGCAGCCCTTGAACCATAGATAGAGGCAGCTGACGCATCTTTTAATACTGAAATAGAGGCTACATCTGCTGGATTGATAAAACTAAAGTTAGTCGTAGGAATTCCATCTACGATAAACAGAGGTGAATTATTGCCTAATGTACCTACACCTCGTACGCGGATATCAATATCATCTCCAGGTTGACCTGTAGATTGAGTAACGTTAATACCTGTAGCCTGGCCTTGCAAAAGTTGAGAGATATCTTGTACGCGGCGTTTGTCAGCAATAGACATATCGACCCGACTTATGGCACCATTGATGTTGGACTTTTTCAGCGAATTATAGCCGACCACTACCACTTCGTCAACCTGTAGACTATGACTAGTCAAGGTTACAGTTATAGCTGTATTCGATGACAACGTGATCTGTTGTTTATCAAATCCTGTAAATGTTATCTCTAGCACATCATTTGGCTTTCCTTGTATACTGAATATACCACCTGGGTCGGTAGCCGTCATTAAATTGGAGGTAAGATTACGCACAGATGCACCCAATAAGGCACGACCTGTATCATCCAATACTTTACCTGTGTACGTTTGTTGTACAGATGTTGTGGCATCGATCGATTTTGTTTTTGCACGACCTGCATACGGTAGTGCAATCGATAATATACCACATACAATAAGTTTACTTACTGTCCCCAACGGATTGGAAAATTGTGATTTTATCATAATAAGTTTATAAATTGGTTACTTAAATCAACTGAAAAACCGGTTTTGCAGTTAAAGTAAAGCTATGCTATTTAAAATTAATCTCCAAATTTTTTTTAACAGGAGCTATTTCTAACGATAAGGTTGGAAGGAATTATGATTTTGGAAATAGGGCTACTTCCATCATTAATCTGCTGTAAAAGTAAGTCTACTGTATGTTTAGCCAAAAGTTCCAGCGGCTGATGTATACACGATATTGGAGGATTCATAAGGTCAAAGAGATCATGATCATCAAAAGCAATGACACCATACTGTTTGTTCTGTGTTTTGCACATCTCAATAGCTTTGAGTCCTGCAATACATAGATAATTGGTTGTAAAATAGATGGCATCCAGATCTGGATTTTTCTTAAGCCATGCTCGTATTTCGGTTATCGCTTGTGATTTATAATTTTCAAAAGGTACCGAAAGTATCTTGGTTGATATCCTCTTCTCTTTCAACAAATCCTCATATGCTTTACGGCGCTCCGCCATTTGGGGTTGTACGGAATTGATCGTTACCATACCTACATTCTTGAAATCACGCCCTAATAAGTGCAGGCATGCCTCACGACTCGCCTCATAGTTATTAGTTCCCACATAATTAACCTCTACTTCAGGAATATTGCGATCAAAAATGACCAACGGTACCTGACTATTGACAATCTTATTGACACTTTCCACCAAGTCTTGTGTCGGTGCTAGGATAATTCCCTCGACCTTCTTCTCTAGCATCGTATCAATAATTGTAGACGCTACGCGACTGTCTCCCATCGTACTGCTGTACAGGACATGGTAATCAAACACACGGAGATACGCTTCAATATACAATGCAATAGGTCCAAAAAAAGAATCTCCAATATTCTCTACAATCAAACCAATCGTGTGTGATTTTCCTGTAGCCAAACTTTTGGCTAAAGCATTGGGTTTGTATCCGATTTGCTCAACATAATCCAATATCCGCTTCTCCAGAGTTTTGCTAATACGCCCCTGCTCTGCTTTTCCGTTAATGACCAATGAAACGGTAGATTTGGATACTTTTAAATATTTTGCGATTTCATTAATAGACATA encodes the following:
- a CDS encoding LacI family DNA-binding transcriptional regulator encodes the protein MSINEIAKYLKVSKSTVSLVINGKAEQGRISKTLEKRILDYVEQIGYKPNALAKSLATGKSHTIGLIVENIGDSFFGPIALYIEAYLRVFDYHVLYSSTMGDSRVASTIIDTMLEKKVEGIILAPTQDLVESVNKIVNSQVPLVIFDRNIPEVEVNYVGTNNYEASREACLHLLGRDFKNVGMVTINSVQPQMAERRKAYEDLLKEKRISTKILSVPFENYKSQAITEIRAWLKKNPDLDAIYFTTNYLCIAGLKAIEMCKTQNKQYGVIAFDDHDLFDLMNPPISCIHQPLELLAKHTVDLLLQQINDGSSPISKIIIPSNLIVRNSSC
- a CDS encoding SusC/RagA family TonB-linked outer membrane protein — protein: MIKSQFSNPLGTVSKLIVCGILSIALPYAGRAKTKSIDATTSVQQTYTGKVLDDTGRALLGASVRNLTSNLMTATDPGGIFSIQGKPNDVLEITFTGFDKQQITLSSNTAITVTLTSHSLQVDEVVVVGYNSLKKSNINGAISRVDMSIADKRRVQDISQLLQGQATGINVTQSTGQPGDDIDIRVRGVGTLGNNSPLFIVDGIPTTNFSFINPADVASISVLKDASAASIYGSRAAAGVIIVTTKKGTAGKTKFDVNLYSGIQQVTNLPVMMNTEQYLNTVEKAWNNSNSTGTNPYTLQKGRTDLANTNWMNELFENGHTQSFQLSASGGNEKVTYMFSSGYFNQDGILRFDNDRYKRLEFRSNVTAKLTDRIQIKSNILLNHQDKFVVSSKGDVPGIIRHAFLRPPVLSVYKDTGDPTYSAEDPFTDLPFYVSPSNFQSNLYEWSQNPIALAYFSNNNQKQYKLFGNVEGSVDVLKDKSLTFRSSLGIEMNFNHNKAFMQNYGDDDGAGNPIDAGLGRINRPNGLNEDRGDDYTLTWNNVFNYNKTIGDHQINALAGTEFITNNGSSINASRRRYEYESDRFQYMNLGGTTQDLWNGGFAQEWALFSLFSSMTYIYKDRYSLTGNIRADASSRFGSDNKWGYFPSVAAGWTVTNEDFFPKNDIVSYLKLRASSGALGNQNIPNYAYLTLFSREGDITRYGNSKYKWESTRQNNIGIDMRLFQNKLELNADLFQKKTNDILLELSLPSLVGDVSPTYVNAGQVDNKGFELNLKFADKIGSDFGYALGGNVTGISNKVVALHENLPRITGTVSRVEVGQSMDTYYGYVMEGIYQNENEITSHLFGISNPLNKPGDVKFKDLNNDGVINDSDRTYIGNSIPKWSYGFFGQVNVKGFDLNVFFQGVGDVDRYNDAMRIVDFDTRPFNYSTRMLDAWDGEGSSNSLPRVAFEDTGISKFSSLYIEDASYLRLKNIELGYSFGKLLSKYKINQARVYVSCQNLFTWTNYKGLDPETTDLIDRGTYPQSKSVLLGINFNF
- a CDS encoding RagB/SusD family nutrient uptake outer membrane protein, whose product is MKKIILYSLGMLTLTGCSKWLDKEPIGILTEEQVQGDPTEGTVMTGINNAYRPLAYTLNIFGNWDWNGGLVVRPDFILEDFASGDANKKWSPDGDQAWMDDVANFNFTAENGAFAGIWKYDYEGIARCNMAIFQLTDPAILKKLNFNEEKRMQLLGESSFLRAFFYFDLVKYFGDVPMVLKPLSSFNEAYEVAVRVPKKDVYEQIKTDLQVAITGIPTTKYSHTTDKWRVSKGAAIALMAKVALFNEDWQGVINQVGALDQLGFYSLNTRYFDAFDESKAYNENENIFIYDHQNGQQPLHGNGLTALMGWGFYAPSTNFLSEFETNDPRKELTVNVTDQAIYKLLGAQNTVFKGNDDSPVNKIFIRYSDVLLWKAEALIRTNQLSAGVTIINQIRQRARAGQAGVLPDRNVNTTDANQAMQWLQHERRVELGLECHRMSDLRRWNIAKQTLNALGKPYADKHNLYPIPQAEVDKTAGKIVQNTGY